The Vibrio tasmaniensis genome includes a region encoding these proteins:
- a CDS encoding dienelactone hydrolase family protein has product MKIIVLKTLVLITAITTLCSHASVQNRALEEHFKYSFVSFESNSIIPLTIAGRLSKPNDVDGLLPAVIIVHGSGGVDERGTIYSKALNSIGFATLEIDMWSARGLEGGLSRPKHVNETLPDIEAAVTYLKSRKDIDEDKLGLIGFSWGGVVAMLTSRPDKIPEIKALVANYPVCWAYNKVPGYSFQNVAEHKRLMIVSAQDDKYDGPKDCKNLISQLPEHSKANVTLKSLANATHAFELPRPDSIFFDPYAYQGKGGDVPLKYNPEATLISTQLSSQFFIDHLQ; this is encoded by the coding sequence ATGAAGATAATAGTATTAAAAACTTTAGTTCTTATCACAGCAATTACCACTTTATGCAGCCATGCATCTGTTCAAAATCGGGCACTGGAGGAACATTTTAAGTATTCATTCGTTTCGTTCGAATCGAACAGCATAATCCCACTAACGATAGCTGGCCGTTTATCTAAGCCAAATGATGTAGACGGTTTATTACCAGCAGTGATCATCGTCCATGGTTCAGGAGGAGTAGATGAGCGCGGAACTATATATAGTAAAGCATTAAACTCTATTGGTTTTGCCACACTTGAAATTGATATGTGGAGCGCTCGAGGACTTGAGGGAGGATTGTCAAGACCCAAACATGTTAATGAAACGCTTCCTGATATCGAAGCTGCCGTAACTTATCTAAAATCGCGTAAAGACATTGATGAGGATAAGTTGGGGCTTATTGGTTTTTCATGGGGAGGTGTCGTTGCGATGCTGACATCTAGGCCAGATAAGATCCCAGAAATAAAAGCGCTAGTTGCAAATTACCCCGTTTGCTGGGCATACAATAAGGTGCCGGGATACTCGTTCCAAAACGTCGCCGAACATAAACGGCTGATGATTGTATCCGCTCAAGATGACAAATATGATGGGCCAAAAGACTGCAAAAATTTAATAAGCCAATTACCCGAACACAGTAAGGCGAATGTCACTTTAAAAAGTTTGGCTAATGCAACTCATGCCTTCGAGTTGCCTCGCCCAGATTCTATTTTTTTTGACCCCTATGCTTACCAAGGTAAAGGGGGAGATGTCCCATTAAAATACAACCCTGAAGCAACTCTCATTTCCACTCAATTATCCTCTCAATTTTTCATTGATCACTTACAGTAA